The region CTGATGCCTCCCTCCTAGGATCCGACTCAAAGAACTGGGTGACTAGGGTGACATTCACTGAGGTGAGGACAGTCTTTGTTGATTAGCTTTACTAATATAGTATGGAAACTTGAGAGGGTATTTGAAGTATTTCTTTTCCTATGGAAATTTGAATGTCTTACTCAGGGAAAAGAATGATAGGTTTAAGATACTGACTTGGAAGCTTTGAGATATTTACTCcttgtttcctctttgattttcaaaaggtgtcaaatggttgttttttgtcttaaaaaagGCTTGGATATCAAACAGAAATTACTGAAGGTTGCATTTAGAACCAATCTTCCCACCAGTTGCCCTCCGTCTGTTTCTCCAACCTGAAAAACTGCAATGGGTTCTGTGTAGTAATCTGTATGTCTTTCTTCTGCCTACTTCACCAAGTGGTTAGAACTGAGCAAAGAATTATGGGGGTTGAAATGTTATCGCCATACCCATTAATTGTCCAAGTTGCCCATATTAAGATTTAGCTGCTCTGATGTTCTCTGCCTCTGGTTTAGAACAGCTTTGGCAGGTGTAGTAGGGCTAGAAAAGACCTTCACATCTCTTGGTCAGAGTCTTCAGTCTAATGCTGATGGTGCTGGAGTTGATCTGAACAAGCCTGTGAGAAGACTCTGGGGTTGACGTTCCACAGGACTGACTGGGGCTCCCCAAGCCTTGGCATTATCTCAGAGAATGTCTGCGGTAGATCAGGGTTTGAGCCTTCTGAACTTCCTCCCATTCTTATGTAGCAGAAAGTATCCTGTAGGACTCCCAGAAGGGAGGGAAGGCCACTAGATGGGGGTGAGGGATGTGGctgataatgtgtgtgtgtaagtttgTACCACCCTCAGGTCAAGGGGTaggctgtctctctccctctctctgtcagtctgtgtctcacacacacacacacacacacacacacacacacacacacgtgcgcatgCATACCAGTGTCCTCAGCTGTGCCCACCTCTCTGGGTCATAGCCCAGCAACCTCCATGGTGTAGGGGAATGGGAACAGGACTTCATGGTCTGTCTGAGTTCCCTGCAGCTACTAGACTCTGAGGCAGAGTGAAATCTGAGCATCGGATTCTTACgggcttcctccctcctttccttcccaccATTCCTACCTAACAGCTGGACTCTCCCCTGTCTTTGCTCCTGTAGCATTCCACTTCTCTGAGCATCATGGGCTTTTCCAACACACTGGAGATGGAGCTGTCATCTACCAGGCTGGCAAGGACCCTTGAGCCACAGATACAGAGCAAGAGCAGCCTGACAGCTGCCCCACCCCAAGTGATGCCCCAAGTGGTACCAAGCCTGTTGAGTGGCCCCCCACCAACCATGTCCAGCCTAGCGAGTGGTCAAAACCAGGCTGTGACCAGCCTGACAGCCAGTCACCTGCCGGCCATGCCCAGCCTTGTGCGTGGCCCACCCCAGTCCATGCCCAGCCTAATGAGTGATCCCTCCCCGGCCATCACAAGCCTGGCAAGTGATCACTCTCAGGCTGGACCCAACCTGATGTCTGGTCCCACCCACACTGTGCCAAGCCTGGCAACCTGTCCTCTGCAAAGTGTGCTTCCAGCTTCTGATGTGCCGCTGGAGACTGGGTCTGGCTGCAATCCTGGTTCTGGCCGAACTGCAGGGGGCCTGTGCCCTGGGGATGGAGCTGACCCCTCCCTGGGGAATTCCTTGTGTAAGGTAGGTCTTGGGGAAATGTCATTTAACTTCATCTGCTTAACTCTGGGGAAAAGAGTGGCCCCTGAGGCCTCATTCTGGCCTTAGCTTAACAGCTCTGTGACCAGCGACAGGGAAAATGTCTGATTTCTTTGATTCTTGTTGGCCTTTCACTTTTGAAAGATGGAAAGTGAGGATTCTACCCGCTTCACTGACTCTCTGGGACAAGGCCCTACAGCCTCTGGTCTGGATGCTTCCAAGGACTTGTCTATCCCCTCAGACCTGGAGGAGCCAATTAACCTCTCTGTGAAAAAACCCACACTGGTGCCAGTGGTCAGCACATCTGTGGCCCTGCAGCAGTACCAGAGCCCAAAAGGTGAGACTCGGCAGCCTGCATTTCGTGCTGCCCACACGCTTGAGCAGGTGGGCCCAGCACTGCAGGTGAAACAGAGGTCAGCAGAGCAGAGACTGAGGGAACAGTGTCTTTCTCTCAACAGAAAGTAACCTCACCTCTCTGTCCAGAATTGACCTTTTGATGCCTGTTCTGTTTCCCTCACCGTGGCCAGGAATTAACCTCCTTGTAAAATTCCCCAGGCAGAAATTTGGGGATCTGGGTTATCGGTAGGGGGAAGCAGGAAGAGCACCACCCCAGAAGGGCTAGGCTTGGCAAAACTTCTTAGGGACAAGAGCACGTCTGACTCTGGGTTAGCTGACCCGCTCTGTCTCTTTATATTTGAATGTGTGCAAAATACCTAACTTTTCTGACTTAGTTTTTCCCCCTGTATATGGAGCTAATCATAGCTACTTCATAGGCTTCTGGGAAAAATACCTACAGTGAAATCATTTGATGACTTATTCTGTAGTACAAGAATTTGCCTTGCACCTGGCCTTGATGTGGATTTTTGCCTCACAGTAAAGGGAATTTGGACTGGTTGGACTTGACTCTGATTCTCTTTTCAGCTCCCCACACCCATTCTCAAATGGGGCTAGGCCAAGGCACCTTTCTTCCAGGGAAGGTGAGGGCTGGTTGGGAAGTTAGATAGCAACTACCTAGTGAGCGCTAGGGGCCTTCTTAGTTCAGTGTATGATGCATGTGTAGTTTGTAACAATCAGTCTGTTACCTATGTatttaatagatgaagaaatttttCTCCTTGTCCCCTCACATTGGCTCTTCCTAACTGCACAATAATGCAACCCTGAATTTTAATCAATTAAATATTTCGAACCCTGTTTGTCAATGGAAGCATTGGCCAGTGCCTGGTGCTGAGTGGGCCCCCAGTACATGCTAgtgtcctcctctctccccactgccccctgccCATCTGTACAGACTGCACTTCTCAGGGAAGGGCTCCCGGGAGCCTCTTGCCCTCGGAAGGTGAGCTGGATTCTCAGGCTGTGCTGAAATCCCAGCACTTGGCTGATAAGGAAGGGGCTGCACAGAATGATTCCTGAGAGCAGGTGACACCAGTATATACATGGGGAATAAGTGACTTCTGAGCTCATTTTGAAGCTGAGACGCTGGCTCCTCAGCACCTAACCCAACACTCACTCCTGGGTAGCCTCTGAGTGTTAACCTGTgttatctttgaaaaagaaagtagCCTTCTTCCCCACTCGGGAAGTGAGCCGAGTAGTATTGTCACCATGATGAGTGATTACAGTGTGAGTAAGGAGGGTATGACAGGCATGTGACCGCAGTATGAATAGCGGATAAGAGTAGAAGGTGTGGGTGACAGGGTGTGTTATCATAAATGTATACATGAATTTGTCTTTTGTCTTAGAGTATGAGAGTTTTGAACAAGGAGCCCTCGGGCTGAACACAGAAGAGAACCAGAGTATCAGGTAACAGACCCTTGGCCCAATATCCCTCTCCCACCATCCAACTTCATGTCCTGGGAGACTGGCACAGGAAGTGAGCATCCTTGATGTCTTAATCTGGAGCTTGCCTGCCTCTGTCTTCTTCTTCAGCCCTCAGACCCTGGAGTGGGTGTGTGGTTGTGTGTCTGGGATGGTTGTGGGAGATTGTCCTGGCTCCAGTGCTGTGAGGCAGGCACTCTGGATGCAGTTCCCCTCTACAGGGGTCCCCCTTTGATCAGAGGGCTCCCACGGGCTGATGGGACCTGACTAGGCAGAGCTGGTGGTGGGCTGGAAGAGGGGCCTGTGGAGGGTTGGACTGAGGAGTTCCTGAGCAGCAGTTCAGTTGTGAGATCATGGATGAGCTTGACTTAGCAGTCGGGCCAGAGGAATGTGGCTGTCCGAGACCCAGGGATGTGGTTCTTGCCCTAGACCCTTCAGTAATGAGCCCAAGATTCCCTACGTGCGCCTGGAGCGGCTCAAGATCTGTGCTGCCTCCTTGGGCGAGATGCCGGTGTTCAAGCTGAAGCCACAGAAGAATGATCAGGATGGGAGCTTCCTGCTGATCATTGAATGTGGTTCTGAGTCCTCCAGCATGTCCATTAAGGTACcacttttctctgccttctccttgAAACTTGGCCCAGTCCAGgagcctctctttcctctctgctcctgGCAGAATCTTGGCCCCAGCCTTGTTCCGAGTCTCTGAGAGGGGCTGCTGCTCGGCCACACCTTGTCCCCTGCTGCCTGGGGTCTGTGAGGGGCACGCTAGGACTGAGCTGTCCTGGTGTTCCTGGGGCTGGCTGGTTTGGGGTCCTGAAATAAGTTGGTGCCCAGGCACCAACTTGTCatctttcctctccctccctcaatAACGTGGTGCCTCGCTCTGACCGCTCAGACTCACTTCTTCCCCAAGGTCAGCCAGGACCACCTGCCTGATGCCATCCAGTCCCCAAATCTAGGGGGAAGAAAGGTCACTGTCACATCCCTGGCTGGGCAGCAGCCCCCAGAGGTGGAGAGTGCATCTCCTGAAGAACACAGGCTCATTCCTCGAACCCCTGGAGCCAAGAAGGGGCCCCCAGTACCCATAGAGAATGAGGACTTCTGTGCTGTCTGCCTCAACGGGGGGGAGCTGCTGTGCTGTGACCGCTGCCCCAAAGTGTACCACCTTTCCTGCCACTTGCCAGCCCTGCTCAGCTTCCCAGGGTGAGTCATGCCACCCAGGCCCTGACCTGGATGGCACAGTGATCTTCCAAGGGAGGTTATTCCAGGCCAGCCCACAGGGCTCTCTCGGGGGGGacttcctcccctccctggccTGCGTAAACTGCAGGTCTGTGACTTAGTGGCTCTCTCTGTGCTCCTTCTGCACACAGACAGGCGGctgcttccctttctcctctgttcccagcttcctcctctgttGCCAGCTTCCTCTTGTGCAGATTTATCCCTTGACGTCTCTCCCAGCCCCTTGCTGACTCCTGTTTTTCTGGATTCACTGATCCTGagttaactgaattttttttcaagactGTTGCTAGGAAGCCATTCTCTGTAGGGCGAGGCTGGGGACTTGGTTTCTCatggcgccccccccccccccgccaggcCTGTCTGGGGGtagaggagcagggaggggctgTGGACGTGTGCGGGGGGCCTCACGTGGCCTCCTTGCCTCTGCAGGGGAGACTGGGTATGCACGTTGTGCCGCAGCCTGACCCAGCCCGAGATGGAGTACGATTGCGAGAACGCCCGCTTCAGCCAGCCTGGAGTGCGGGCCCCTCCTGGCCTGAACATATATGACCAGAAGGTAGGGAGGGGTCTCTGGGAACGAGGTTCCCACCTGGGGTGGCCTGCCTGTGCCTATGGGGGCTGAGACTTTTCTGAGGGGATGAGAAGCCTCTCTGGTACCTCTCTTTTGGGCTATGCCTAGACTTTGGCCCATGGGGGTTTGCTATGATTTTCCTTCTGCCAGCTGTTTTCCTCTGGCCTGGGAGGCTGAACTGTGCCCTGGTATGGCCGGCGGTTCATACCTGTGGGCCAAAGCCATCAGGGTCACTATGTTTAATTCTCACTGAGGTGGGGCCAGGGCAGACTGACGCGGCTGCCCATTCTGGTTTCCGCAGAAGTGTGAGAAGCTGGTACTGTCCTTGTGCTGCAACAGCCTCAGCCTGCCCTTCCATGAACCTGTCAGCCCGCTGGTAAGGAAGGACTTGCTGGTTCTGCAGAAGGCCTGGGCCTGGAGCGGATTGAGGTGGGGCCCAGGGTAGGCTCGGAGCGTGCCTGCTGGAAGTAGGAGTAATTTGTGCATGATTTAGGGACCTGGCGGCCTGGCCACCACAGTCCCCCACAACTGCTGCTGCGTCAGACCTGCTTGACATGTACACTactcctcctttccctttctcttttccctccacaCGTTGCTTCCTgctgcctttctcttctttgtgtTCTTTTACTTCTACTCCGACTCATTCTCTATCTCTTCTTCCATCTTATCCTTACTTTTCTCCTCCACTTCTCTCTTCCTATTtgcttcccctcttctcctcccccaaGGCCCGACATTACTACCAGATTATTAAGAGGCCCATGGACCTGTCGATCATCCGGAGGAAGCTGCAAAAGAAGGACCCAGCTCACTACACCACCCCGGAGGAGGTGGTATCAGACGTCCGCCTCATGTTCTGGAACTGTGCTAAGTTCAATTATGTACGTCTTCCCTGTTTTCCCTCTCTTCTATTTCCA is a window of Cervus canadensis isolate Bull #8, Minnesota chromosome 11, ASM1932006v1, whole genome shotgun sequence DNA encoding:
- the TRIM66 gene encoding tripartite motif-containing protein 66 isoform X2, whose protein sequence is MQRLLETNCNTDPGSPWSIRFTWEPNFWTKQLASLGCITTEGGQLSRADTPAYGGLQGPSSFYQSHQSPVAHQETLSHPSHKFQSPALCSSSVCCAHCSPGSPSLKGQAPPPSIHPVHSFRQPSEMGPQQLGSLQCSTLLPREKELPCNPHPPKLLQPWLETQPPAELESAPQRLQQLTSQPVCIVPPQDVQQGAHAPPTLQTPSIQVQFGHHQKLKLSHFQPPPQQQLPLPPPPPPPPQQQPPPPLPPSQHLASSQHESPPGPACSQNVDIMHHKFELEEMQKDLELLLQAQQPSLQLSQTKSPQHLQQTIVGQINYIVRQPAPVQSQSQEDTVQAADEPPASEGPKPALPLDKNTAANLPQASGEENPHSVPPLDSAIQHSSPNVVRKHSTSLSIMGFSNTLEMELSSTRLARTLEPQIQSKSSLTAAPPQVMPQVVPSLLSGPPPTMSSLASGQNQAVTSLTASHLPAMPSLVRGPPQSMPSLMSDPSPAITSLASDHSQAGPNLMSGPTHTVPSLATCPLQSVLPASDVPLETGSGCNPGSGRTAGGLCPGDGADPSLGNSLCKMESEDSTRFTDSLGQGPTASGLDASKDLSIPSDLEEPINLSVKKPTLVPVVSTSVALQQYQSPKEYESFEQGALGLNTEENQSIRPFSNEPKIPYVRLERLKICAASLGEMPVFKLKPQKNDQDGSFLLIIECGSESSSMSIKVSQDHLPDAIQSPNLGGRKVTVTSLAGQQPPEVESASPEEHRLIPRTPGAKKGPPVPIENEDFCAVCLNGGELLCCDRCPKVYHLSCHLPALLSFPGGDWVCTLCRSLTQPEMEYDCENARFSQPGVRAPPGLNIYDQKKCEKLVLSLCCNSLSLPFHEPVSPLARHYYQIIKRPMDLSIIRRKLQKKDPAHYTTPEEVVSDVRLMFWNCAKFNYPDSEVAEAGRCLEVFFEGWLKEIYPEKRFAQPQQEDSDSEEVSSESGYSTPQGFPWPHYMQEGIQPKRRRRHMENERAKRVSFRLANSISQV